Proteins encoded by one window of Desertibacillus haloalkaliphilus:
- a CDS encoding ComZ family protein, whose translation MDQEMSMKFMQIAMKHMPEGKAFLDEKGIELEMEDLQPMLELLMKVMAEAYELGKESAETK comes from the coding sequence ATGGATCAAGAAATGAGTATGAAATTTATGCAAATTGCGATGAAGCATATGCCGGAAGGGAAGGCTTTCCTTGATGAAAAGGGGATTGAACTTGAAATGGAAGACCTACAGCCGATGTTAGAGTTACTAATGAAGGTGATGGCTGAGGCTTATGAACTTGGTAAAGAGAGTGCAGAGACTAAGTAG